From the genome of Syntrophorhabdaceae bacterium:
TTTCTACGATCGGCCAGGTGAAGCCAACCAGAGCGCCGGTCTCAATGGCGTTCGCACCTATCCATTGTCCTGCGATTGCGAAGGATTTTCAAGGAAATTATTGAACAATCGACGACGGGGGGATCGTTTTCTTCAACAGGCCGACCCTTCGGCCATCTAACCGGTACTTTTTATGAATGTGCCCTGCTCGTACTCCTCGAAGGCTACCCTCAGCTCCTCTTTGCTGTTCATTACTATGGGGCCATACCAGGCGACCGGCTCGCCTATGGGCTCACCGGAGACGAGGAGGAAATTCAGGGGAGAATTTCCGGCAGTGATATGGAGAATGTCGCCATCCTCATAGAGGATGAGGCTTTCCTTTTCCAGAAGGCAGTCCCTGCGGAAATTGAAATAATTAATCTCTTTTATCTCGAATTGATAGGGATCGCGGCTTTCGTCGAAATAACCCTCTCCTTCGGTGATATAGGTAAAGACGGTATGGCCTCGTGCAGCCGGGCAGGCGAAGGTTGTCCTCGGGGGTAAAGTGATGTCGAGGTAGCGGGGATCGGTGACGATATCCTCCACCGGGCCTTTTACCCCTTCTATCTCTCCGGCAATTACTCTCACCCGGACCCCGTTCTCCAGGGCCACTTCCGGAATATCCGTGCTCTTGATCTCCCGGTAGCGCGGCTTCATCATTTTATGGGAGCCCGGGAGGTTGGCCCAGAGCTGAAACCCATGCATGAGCCCGTCTTCCCGGCCTTTGGGCATCTCCTGGTGGATAATGCCGCTTCCCGCAGTCATCCACTGAATATCGCCCGCGGAGATGACCCCGCGGTTCCCCATGCTGTCCCCGTGCTCCACCACGCCCTCCCGCATATAGGTGATCGTCTCAATCCCCCGATGGGGGTGCCACGGGAAACCCTTTATATAGTCCGCCGGGTTCGAGGAATGAAAATCATCGAGGAGGAGAAAGGGATCGAGCCTGGGGCACTCGTTGTAGCCAAAAGCCCGCTTCAGATGGACGCCCGCGCCCTCGATAGTGGGAACGCTCTTGAGCACTTTCCTGATCCGCCTCATCTTGTCCATGAATTCTCAACCTCTCACATTTTTATTTCTTCGAAAAGATAAGGCTTTTTTTGCCCGCGCGCAACCGGATAATCTCGCGTGTGCCGGCTTCCCATTGCGTTCCCACGATCCCGTGCTTTATGATAGGCTCAAGATATATTCCTAAAGATAAGGAGCCCCTATGAAATCAGCCGACATATCACGAATAGACCATGTCTCCATTGCGGTGAGGGACCACCGGAAGGCCGTCGACTTCTTCTGTTCCATCCTGGGGGCAGTGCCCGGCTCGTCCTCAATGGACGAGGAGTCGAAGTTCCTGGGCGCTGTTTTGTCCCTCGGAGACCTGAGCAGGATCGAGATCATCAGCCCTACGGAAGAAGGCAGCTTTCTCGACCCTTTCCTCGCAAGCCGGCAGGGCGTCCATCACATCTGCCTCCAGACCCCGGACATAAAGAAAACCGCAGCGCTCC
Proteins encoded in this window:
- a CDS encoding pirin family protein, with protein sequence MDKMRRIRKVLKSVPTIEGAGVHLKRAFGYNECPRLDPFLLLDDFHSSNPADYIKGFPWHPHRGIETITYMREGVVEHGDSMGNRGVISAGDIQWMTAGSGIIHQEMPKGREDGLMHGFQLWANLPGSHKMMKPRYREIKSTDIPEVALENGVRVRVIAGEIEGVKGPVEDIVTDPRYLDITLPPRTTFACPAARGHTVFTYITEGEGYFDESRDPYQFEIKEINYFNFRRDCLLEKESLILYEDGDILHITAGNSPLNFLLVSGEPIGEPVAWYGPIVMNSKEELRVAFEEYEQGTFIKSTG